In the Deltaproteobacteria bacterium genome, ACGACAGATCGGTCACCCCGGGCGGCTTCGGCCGCGCCGGCGGCATCTGCGAGATCGGCGACAGACCCATCAGCGTCGCCGACCTGCCCCCCTTTGACGCGGCGGCCGCCGGCGGGATCACCGTCGCGGGGCGCTTGGTCGGCACGCCCTTGATCATCGGCGGCCGATCGACGCCGGCCGGATGGGGCGCGGCGGCGGGTCGCGCCACCGGCGGCGGCGTCGGCGCGCGCGGGGTCGCACGCGGCGCGGCGGCGGGCGGCGCAGCCGGC is a window encoding:
- a CDS encoding response regulator, whose product is PAAPPAAAPRATPRAPTPPPVARPAAAPHPAGVDRPPMIKGVPTKRPATVIPPAAAASKGGRSATLMGLSPISQMPPARPKPPGVTDLSSPPAAPAPAAPAPAAPAPDAVAARVDAAVPAAAASAARAAGLDPSGPEMKAIVQLSREVIEQVVWEVVPDLAETIIRENLDRLAASK